The Deltaproteobacteria bacterium genomic sequence AACAAGGCGGGGGCGGAGGTCGTCTCCATCGCTGACTTTGCCATCGGCGACCTCAGCCTCGCGCTGTAGCACCATCCGGGTCATCGCCAGGCGGCCAGCGCAGAAGTGATCGCGCCGCTTGCGGACCTGTTCGTTGCAGGCCAATGACGATCACGCGCGCTCGCGCGCAGCGCCGGAAGCGCGTACGCAACTGCGCGCGTGGAATCCATCGCCGAGCGCAAACGCGCCGTGCAGGTCGGCCTGATCGTCCTCGCCAGCGCCGCTGCGCTCGCGGCGCTCTGGCTCGCGCGCGAGATCGTACTGCTCGCGTTCCTCGGCGTGCTCATCGGGGTGGTCTTCTCGTTCCCTGTCGGCTGGCTCTCGCGCGTCATGTCGCGCGGCATGGCGCTGCTCCTCGTGCTGGTTGGGCTGGTCGGAGCGGCGGTCGGCATCGCGGCGCTCGCGGCGCCGACGTTGGAGAAGGAGATCGACCAGTTGCGCGAGAGCGCGCCGCGCGCGATCCAGAAGGCGCAAGGCTGGGTCCGCCGCGTCCAGTCGGCCACCGGCGGGAGCCAGGACAAGGGCGGCGGAACGGCGCAGAAAGCGCCCGAAGTCGCGGCGAAGGTGGGAGAGAAGGCTGTGCCGGCGGTCGTCGCCGTCGTATCCGGCGTCACGAGCATCATCCTCGTCATCGTGCTCGGCGCCTTCCTCGTCTACCAGCCCGAGGTGTACCGCCGCGGAGTCCGGCTGATGGTTCCGCGGGAGCATGAGGCCGTGTTCGACGAGGCGTGGCGGCGCACGAGCCAGGGGCTGCGCAAATGGGTAGGCGGCATCGTCGTCTCGATGACCCTGATGGGAACGCTCACGGCCGTCGCGCTCTCGCTGGTGGGAATCGAAGAGTGGCTGCTCCTCGGCGTCCTCACCTTCCTCGGCACTTTCGTACCGTACGTAGGGGCCGTCGCCAGCGCCGTACCCGGTCTGCTGGCGGGACTTGCGCAGTCGCCGCGGCACTTCGCGCTCGCGGGGGCGGTCTACGTCGGCGTCCACCTCGTCGAGGGATATCTGGTGGAGCCCCTGGTGATGAAACGAGCGGTCGAGATCCGCCCTGCCCTGATGCTCGTCGGCCAAGGGGTGTTCGGCGCCGTCTTCGGTCTGATGGGGATCGTGGTGGCGACTCCGATGTTGGTCTGTGCCCAGGTCCTGATCCAGTACCTCTGGATCGAGCGCCGCCTGGGCAAGGAACGCTTCGGGGACTGACGGGCGTATACTCGCTCGCTACATCCTGATGGGCCTGCTGGCCCGCATCGAGGTGCGTCATGAGGGGGAAGACGTCGTCGTGTGCGGTTGCGTCTTTGGCGCTCTTGCTCGCGTTGCCGTCCAGCGGATTTGCCCAGGGGAAGATCCGCGTTGCGGTGTGGGAGTTCGAGAACCACGCCGGAAGCCAGCACTGGTATTCCAATCAGCTCGGTCCCGCGGCACGCAACCAGATCGATACCGAGTTCTCCGAGAACCAGCTGCTCTCCGCGAAGTTCAGCGTGGTGGAGCGCGACAAGCTCAACCTCGTGCTCAAGGAGCAAGGGCTGGCGACGGCCGGTGCCGTCGATCCCACGACGGCCGCCAAAGTCGGAAAGCTCCTCGGCGTCCAGTACGTGGTGATGGGCGGGATCGACAAGTTCAACATCGACGTCACCAAGGCCGCCGTCGGCCCCTTCAGCGTCGGTGGCCACATGGTGCAGTCGTTCGCCACCATCAGCCTCCGATTCGTCGACACCACGACCGCGGAGCGCGTGGTGTCGATCTCCGCGGATGGCGACGTGAAGTCGGGCGGGGGCTTTCTCAAAGGCACCAGCCTGACCCGCGACAGCGAGTGGGGCATCGCCAGCGAGACGATCCAGAAGGCAGCAAAGGCGGTGGTGGGAAAGCTGGGATCCGGCGACTACCTCTCCCGCATCGCGTCGGCTGCGGCACCCGCGGGAGGACTGCAGGGGAAGGTCATCAAGGTCGAAGGCACCAAGGCCTGGATCAACCTCGGCGCCTTGTCGGGGATCAAGGTGGGCGACCGGTTCATGGTCTTCACCGTCGGCGAAGCGCTGATCGATCCGGATACGGGCGCAAAGCTCGGCGCCGATCAGAAACAAACCGGAGATGGCGCGGTGGTCGAGGTGCAGAGCAAGTACGCCGTCATCAACTTCACCGGCGCGGCGAAGCCGAAGGACACCATCCGCAAGCAATAGGCGCGTTCAGCGGCGCTGGTTGGCGACGAAAGCCTGCAGCCTCTCGGCAACCTCGCCGGCGACCAGGCGCGCCTTCTCTGCGACCCGCTCGCTTCCGAAGCTGGGGTCGTAGCTGAGCGTCGTCGGCGCGGGCATCGCGACCGCCTCGCTGCTCTGGACCGCCTCGCCGCTGACATCGATGGAGTACGTCCGCACCGCGAACTGGAGGTCCGGCGTGACGCGGCCCTGGACCGCGGCGATTCTGGCGGCGATGCCGATGTCGGCCCGCGCTGCGCTCCGCACGCTGGCGAAGCGCGCCTTCTGTAGCTCGTCGTCCAGCGCCGTCCGGAGCGCGGAACAGACTTCCTGGGCGCCCGCACACTGGAAGAACACCGCGATGCGCCGTGGAACCGCTGCCGGCGGCGGCGATTCGCGATCGGGTTTCGTCGCCTTCGCGACGGTGCGCTCCGGCGCCGCACGGGTCTGTCCGCTGGATCGCTGTGCCGCGGGCGGTATGTCAGAGGGCTGCTGCTTGGTCGATGGCGGTGGCTGTTGCGCCGATGGGGGTAGCGGCTGTGCCGACGGAGGCGGCTTCTGTTCGGCGGCCTCTACGGGCGCGGCCGGCGCGGGCACGGGCATCGCTTTTCGCGGTTGGGGGGTGCTCGACCAGCGGGACCCGGAGAGAGCCAGCACGACGATCGCGACCGCGACCGCCGCGCCCGCTCCGACGATGACGACCGGTGCGATGCCTCGAGGCCGCGGCGCGGGATGCGCGACCGTGTGGGCCGTCTGCGGAAGCGTGGCACCGCGCGCGGGTGTCATAGCGGGATTGCTGCGACGAGCCGCCGGGGCCTTGGCGCTGGTCGTCCCCTGACGATCGCCGACGGGCGGGAGCTCGAGGCTGATGCCCAGCCCTTCCATGCATCCGAGCAGCGCGTCGTGCAGCTCGGACATCGTCTGGTACCTGTCGTCGGGATTCTTCTCCAGCGTCTTGAGGATGATCTCCTCCAGCTCCGCCGGAATCTCCGGAGCGATCGCGCGCGGCCGCGGCGGCGGTTCCCTCAGGTGGGCTGCGAGGATCCTGCCGAACGAGGGGCCGGCCTCGGCGAAGGGCTGCTTCCCCGTCATCATCTGGAACATGGTGACGCCGAGAGAATAGATGTCGCTGCGGGCATCGATGGTCGATTCGCCTGCCGCCTGCTCCGGCGACATGTACGCGGGGGTTCCCATCACCGTGCCGGTCTGCGTCAGGTGCGCGTTCGGCGAGTCCGTCAGCTTGGCGATGCCGAAGTCCACGAGCTTGACGAAATCGGCGCGGCCGCTGCGATCGATGAGGAACACGTTGTCGGGCTTGAAGTCGCGGTGGACGATTCCGCGCTCATGCGCGGCCTGCAGCGCGCGGCAGCACTGGAGGAGGATCGGTCCCACCCGCTCCAGCGGAAGAGGGGTTCCCGCCTCGACCAGAGCCTGCAGCGCCCGGCCATGGAGGAACTCCATCACGAAATAGTGGCGCCTGCCGTCGGCAACGTTGAAGTCGAGGATGCTGACGATGTTCTCGTGGCCGATGACGTTGACTGCCTTGGCCTCGTTGAAGAAGCGCTCGACGATCCGCTCGTCGGCATCGAACCGGGGATGGAGCATCTTGATGGCGACTTTCGAGCCGATGGCGGGATGCTCGCCCATGTAGACCGAGCCCATTCCTCCTTCGCCAAGCAGCTTGATCACACGCCAGGATCCGACGACGCGTCCGATCATCTCGTCGCGCGCGGTCTCGGTCGTGTCCGGCATCGCCGCAGGATACTGCATTCAGCCCTTGAGCGCTCCCGACATGCCGGCCACGTAGTGCTCGACGAAGAAGAAGTAGAGCACCACCACCGGAAGGCTGCCGAGCAAAGCGCCCGCCATCAGCGGCCCCCATTGGTAGATGTCGCCGCGCACAAGCTCGGTCGCGAGCCCCACCGGAACGGTCTTGTGCCCCGGCGAAGACATGAAGACGAGGGCGTACAGATACTCGTTCCAGGAGAGCGTGAAGCAAAAGATGATCGCGGAGATCAAACCGGGGATGCTCAGCGGCAGGATGATCTCGAAGACGATGCGGAGCCGGCTCGCACCGTCGACCATGGCCGCCTCCTCCAGCTCGCGCGGAATCGTTTTCAGGTAGCCGACGAGGAGCCAGGTGCAGAAGGGGACCAGAAAGGTCGAATAGACGGGCACCAGCGCCCAGAGGCGATCGAACCAGCCCAGCTTCAGCATCACCTCCGCGAGGGGAATGAAGAGGATGGCGGGCGGGATCAGGTACGCCAGATAGATGCCGAGGCTGACGGTTTCGGCGCCGCGGAACCCGAGGCGGGCGAGAGCGACGGCGGCGAAGAAGCTGACGCAGACGCTGAGGGCCGTCGCCGCGGCGGCGACCGCCATGGTGTTCCAGAACCAGCGCGGATAGCTGGTCGCCGAGAGCAGGTATCGGACGTGATCGAGCGTAGGGCGCGAGACCCAGAACGGATTCGCGGCGACGCTGACCAGCTCGTCGTTCGGCTTGATGGAGGTGAGCACCATCCAATAGAAGGGAAAGAGCAGGAACAGCGCGAAGGCCAGGAGCGGCAGCCAGATGGAGAGGACCCGCTTCATTCCTGCCTCCGCAGCGCGTCGAGCGCGCCCCAGCCGAGCAGCGCCAGGAGTGGCAGCGTGAAGCCGGCGATCGCCGCGCCCTCTCCGAGCGCGCCACCGGGAATCGCGCGCTGGTACGCAAGCGTGACGAAGAGGTGCGTCGCGTTGGCCGGCCCTCCGCGCGTAATGGTCCAGATGAGCTGGAAATCGGTGAAGGTGAAGATGGCCGAGAAGATCGTCAGGATGGTGGTGAGCGGCAGCAGCAGCACCCAGGTGATCCGCCAGAAGATCTGCCAGTCGCCGGCGCCGTCGATGGCCGCCGCCTCGTGCAGCTCCTTGGGGATCGCCTGCAGACCGGCGAGGTAGCCCACGGTGAAGAACGGTATTCCACGCCACACGTTCGCCACCATCAACGAGCCGCGCGCGAGCCAGGCGTGGCCGAGGAAGTCCACCCGGTGATCGAGCAGCCCGACCTTCACCAGCGCCCAGCTGATGAAGCTGAATTGCGGGTCCAGGATCCACCACCAGGCGAATGCCGAGAGCACCGTCGGCACCACGTAAGGTAGCAGCAGCACTGACCGCCAGAAGCGATATCCCGCAAACCGCTGGTTGAGGATCAGCGCCAGCGCGAGGCCGAGAGCGAGCTTGAACACCACCGTCACCAGCGTGTAGAGCGCGGTATTCAGCGCGGTGATGCGGAACACCGGATCGGTGATCAGGTAGCGGTAGTTCTCGAGCCCGATGAACGCTCCCGGGTCGCCGATGGAGGCGTCCTTGAACCCAAGCAGCACGCCGAGCGCCAGCGGGAACGCGAGCAGGCCGCCGAGCAGCACTGCCGCGGGGCCGAGCAGCAACGTGGGCAGGAGCGGTCCGCGATCGAGGGACAGCCGCGGCATCTACCCGCGGTAGATCCGCCGCAGCCGGTTCTCGGCCCGCGCCGCAGCGTCCTTCGCGCTCATCCCGTTGACGGTGGCGTCGGCGAACATGTCGAGGACGATGAATTCCGCGAGCGCCGCGGCAGCTTGCTGCCCGGGCTCGCCGGCGTAACCGTTGTGCTGCATGCGCGCGATCCCGTCGCGGAACGGCGTCGCCTTCGGGTCTTTCGTCCAGACCGGCAGATCGCGGTAGTGCTTCAGCGCCGGCGTGACGTAGCCGTTCATCGCGTCGACCCAGGGGCCCGCTTGATCGGGTGAAAGCATGAACCGGATGTATTCCTTCGC encodes the following:
- a CDS encoding AI-2E family transporter, whose product is MESIAERKRAVQVGLIVLASAAALAALWLAREIVLLAFLGVLIGVVFSFPVGWLSRVMSRGMALLLVLVGLVGAAVGIAALAAPTLEKEIDQLRESAPRAIQKAQGWVRRVQSATGGSQDKGGGTAQKAPEVAAKVGEKAVPAVVAVVSGVTSIILVIVLGAFLVYQPEVYRRGVRLMVPREHEAVFDEAWRRTSQGLRKWVGGIVVSMTLMGTLTAVALSLVGIEEWLLLGVLTFLGTFVPYVGAVASAVPGLLAGLAQSPRHFALAGAVYVGVHLVEGYLVEPLVMKRAVEIRPALMLVGQGVFGAVFGLMGIVVATPMLVCAQVLIQYLWIERRLGKERFGD
- a CDS encoding serine/threonine protein kinase, whose protein sequence is MQYPAAMPDTTETARDEMIGRVVGSWRVIKLLGEGGMGSVYMGEHPAIGSKVAIKMLHPRFDADERIVERFFNEAKAVNVIGHENIVSILDFNVADGRRHYFVMEFLHGRALQALVEAGTPLPLERVGPILLQCCRALQAAHERGIVHRDFKPDNVFLIDRSGRADFVKLVDFGIAKLTDSPNAHLTQTGTVMGTPAYMSPEQAAGESTIDARSDIYSLGVTMFQMMTGKQPFAEAGPSFGRILAAHLREPPPRPRAIAPEIPAELEEIILKTLEKNPDDRYQTMSELHDALLGCMEGLGISLELPPVGDRQGTTSAKAPAARRSNPAMTPARGATLPQTAHTVAHPAPRPRGIAPVVIVGAGAAVAVAIVVLALSGSRWSSTPQPRKAMPVPAPAAPVEAAEQKPPPSAQPLPPSAQQPPPSTKQQPSDIPPAAQRSSGQTRAAPERTVAKATKPDRESPPPAAVPRRIAVFFQCAGAQEVCSALRTALDDELQKARFASVRSAARADIGIAARIAAVQGRVTPDLQFAVRTYSIDVSGEAVQSSEAVAMPAPTTLSYDPSFGSERVAEKARLVAGEVAERLQAFVANQRR
- a CDS encoding carbohydrate ABC transporter permease — its product is MKRVLSIWLPLLAFALFLLFPFYWMVLTSIKPNDELVSVAANPFWVSRPTLDHVRYLLSATSYPRWFWNTMAVAAAATALSVCVSFFAAVALARLGFRGAETVSLGIYLAYLIPPAILFIPLAEVMLKLGWFDRLWALVPVYSTFLVPFCTWLLVGYLKTIPRELEEAAMVDGASRLRIVFEIILPLSIPGLISAIIFCFTLSWNEYLYALVFMSSPGHKTVPVGLATELVRGDIYQWGPLMAGALLGSLPVVVLYFFFVEHYVAGMSGALKG
- a CDS encoding sugar ABC transporter permease codes for the protein MPRLSLDRGPLLPTLLLGPAAVLLGGLLAFPLALGVLLGFKDASIGDPGAFIGLENYRYLITDPVFRITALNTALYTLVTVVFKLALGLALALILNQRFAGYRFWRSVLLLPYVVPTVLSAFAWWWILDPQFSFISWALVKVGLLDHRVDFLGHAWLARGSLMVANVWRGIPFFTVGYLAGLQAIPKELHEAAAIDGAGDWQIFWRITWVLLLPLTTILTIFSAIFTFTDFQLIWTITRGGPANATHLFVTLAYQRAIPGGALGEGAAIAGFTLPLLALLGWGALDALRRQE